The following nucleotide sequence is from Deinococcus aerius.
GGGGGACCGAACCCCTGACCTCGTCATTGCCAGGAGAGCTACCCCCTGCTCGACCCCGCTGGAATGCGTCTCGGCTGGGTGCCGGAGAGGTCCGGGGCGGAATCCGCTCTCGATCAGTTGGAAATTCGCGGCCTGATCGGGAACCACCCGGCGCCCGTTCCTGCATCAGGAGCGGTGGCAGCGGTGAGGGCCGTGTCCGGTCACGGCCATGCCCCAACCACCCTCCAACCATGTCGGTCCCCGTACGGTGGCCTCGCCAATACGGCAAGGAGGCACCACCGATGAACCGACCCCTGACCGCCAGCACCCTGCTGCTCACCGCCCTGCTCAGCGCCTGCACCACCGGCGGCTCCACCCCTGGACCCACGGTCAAGACCATCGACCTCAGCCCGGCGACCGCGTCCGTGGCCGTCGGCCAGAGCACCACCCTCACCGCCACCGCCAGGGACGAACAGGGCAAGCCCATTCAGGGCGTCGCCTTCACCTGGAAGTCCAGCCGCGAGACTGTCGCCTCCGTGACCGGAGGCGTGGTGAAGGGCCTTTCGACAGGCGACACGGGGATCACCGCCAGCACGAGCGGCGTGACGAGCAACCCGGCCACCGTCACCGTCACCCAGGCCCAGCCTCAGCCCGGCGGAGCGTTCGACCTCACGCTCTCGGGCGACAGGCTGCCCGTGGTCACCGGGACGAGCGCGAGCCTGACCGTGAACGTGGCGCGCAAGAACGGCTTTACCGGCGCGGTGAGCCTCACGCTCTCCGGGCTGCCCAGTGGGGCGTCCAGTTCCGCCGTGACGATTCCCGAGGGGCAGACGAGTGCGGCGGTGACCGTCAGTGCGGCGGCGAACGCCCCGCACTCCCTCCCGACCGCCGTGACGCTGACGGGCACGGGGACCGGGGCGGCGAACGTGACCCGGGCGATCACCGTGACGGTGCGCGGCCCGGCGGGGAGCCTCGACACCACCTTCGGCGCGGGGGGGCGGAGCGTCACCGACTTCGCGGGCCGGGACGACTACGCCCAGGCCATCGCCATGCAGGCGGACGGGCGGCTGGTCCTCGCGGGGTATGCGCCGGGAACGAGCGGGCAGGGGCAGACCTTTGCCCTGACCCGGCTGACCCGTGACGGCGCCCCCGACCCGACCTTCGGCGCGGGCGGCAAGGTGCAGGTGAACTTTGGCAGCGGCAACGACCAGGCCTACGCCACGCTCGTGCAACCGGACGGCAAGATCCTGGCGGCGGGCTTTGCGGACGTGTCAGGTAACCGCGACTTCGCGCTGCTGCGCCTCAACGCCGACGGCAGCCCTGACTCGACCTTCGGCGCGGGAGGCCGGGTCACGGTGGCGGTGGGCGCCGCAGAGGACCGGGCCTATGCGCTCGCGCTGCAACCGGACGGCAAGATCGTGGTGGGCGGCACCAGCCAGAGCGGGGCGGCCACCGGGCTCGACTTCGCCCTCGCGCGCCTGAACGCGAACGGCACCCTGGACCCGTCGTTCGGATCGGGCGGCAAGGTGGTCACGCCGGTCGCGGCGGGCGGCGTGCAGGATACGGTGTACGCCCTGCTGGCCCACGGGGACAGCCTCTACGCTGTGGGCGGCGAGACCGACTTCATGCTGGCGAAGTACACCTCGGCCGGCACCCTGGACCCGGCCTTCGGCGCGGGCGGCAAGGTGGCGGGCCTCTTCGGCAGCGTGGTGGGCCGGGCGCGCGGCGTGGCACTGAGCACCGTGGGCGGCCAGGAACGGCTCGTGGTGGCGGGGAACGCGGGCAACGACACGGCGGTCGCCCGCCTGACCCTGGGCGGGTCCCCCGACGCCACGTTCGGCAACGCGGGCAGGAAGGTGCTGGCGCTGAGCCCCGGCTGGGACGAGGCCAGCGGCGTGGCGGTGGAGCCGGGTGGCAAGCTGGCGCTGGGCGGCTGGGCCCACGACACGACGACCACCGGCAACTTCACCGCCGTGCGCCTGCTGGAGAACGGGGCCACGGACAACACCTTCGGCACGAACGGCGTGGTCGTCGCGCCGCTGGCTCCCGCGGGCAAGAACGACCTGGGCCGCGCGGTGCTGCTCCAGCCCGACGACCGCATCCCCGCCACCCGGATCGTCGTCGCGGGCGAGGCCGTGCCGAGTTTCAGCGACTTCGCCGCGATCCGCCTCTGGCCCTGAGCCCCCCGCTCCGACCACTCCAGGAGTCCGACCATGAACAAGCGTTCCCTGCTCGCCGCCGCCCTGTCTCTCCTCCTCGCCGGATGCACCACGGGTGCGGACGGGACGGGCCGTCCCCCCACGCCCGCCCCGAACCCGGCTCCCCGGCCCGCCCAGGCCCACACCATGTCGGGCACCGTGCGAAACAGCGCGGGCCAACCCGTCGCCGGGGCCACGGTGTTCGCCGGGCATACCGTCTACTTCAACACCAACGTCCTCGCCAAGACGGGTGCCGACGGCACCTACCGCCTCAGCGTCCGCGAGCCCGCTGGGTCGTGGTACGCGGGGGGCACGGTGGAGGCGAGCCTGGACGGGCAGCGCTACACCTTCGACCTGCTGCCCAGCAGCAGTGAGCCCTTCCCCGGCGCCCAGGGCGCGGTGCGCGACTTCACCTGGCGGCTGACCGGCGAGCGCCCGGACGGCCAGAAGATCGGGGCCACCGTGACCGTCTATGCCGACTTCTTCGACCCGGGATTGCTGGACTGGCTGCCGGACATCGAGCTGACCCTGACGCCCACCGGCCCGCGCATCGACGGCAGCCCCGGCGTGGAGGTGCGCGGCAGGATCGAGCAGACCCCCGACGGCCAGGAGGGGCTGGAGGACATCGCCCTGGGGCGTTACGCGATCTCGGCCCGCTACGCCCCCGCCGGGGGGCCAAGCCAGACGCTCCAGATCCGCCGCCGCAACCAGGGCGAGTTTGCGCCCACCGTGGCCTCGCGCTTCGTCCAGCGGGGCTCCGGGCAGATCATGGAGGTGGAAGTCTCGCGCCAGCCCTGACCCCCGTGCGCCGCCGCCGCTCAGCTCAGCCCGTGTTCCAGGGCGTAGCGGGTGGCGGCGGCGCGGTTGTTCACGCCCAGCTTGCCCAGCACCGCCTTGACCTGATCGGTCACCGTGTAGACGCCGGTGCCCAGCCGGGCGGCGATCTGCTTGTTCGATAAGCCTTGCGAGAGGAGCGAGAGCACCTCCCGCTCGCGCGGGGTCAGCGTGAAGGCCGCCGGGTCGCGCCCCGGAGTGGGCGCCGGGCGCTCCTCGGGCAGGCCCGCGGCGAGCAGCGTGGCCATCAGCGCCTCCGGGTCGGCGGCCTGTCCCTCCTGGAGGGCGCGCGCCAGCTCTGGCTCGTGTCCCCGGCTGAGAAGGGGCGCGAGCCAGGGGGCGAAGAGGGACTGCACCAGCGTGGGGTCGTAGTTGCGGGCGGCGGCCAGTGCTCCCGAGGCCGCCCAGTGCCGCAGGGCCTGGGCGGGCCGCCCCAGGCTCACCAGCAGGGCGGCCACACCGCCCAGCCCCCCGACCTGCAAGTCGGTGGTGTGCAGGGCGGCGCCCACCCGCACCACGTTCAGCAGCAGGGCCTGGGCGCCCTGCGAGTTGCCGTCCGTCAACTCCACCGACGCCAGGATCAGTTCGGCCCAGCCCCGCCCGATGTGGTTGCTCACCTCTTCCGTGAGGGCGATGGCCTCCCGCAACAGGCCGCGCGCCACGTCGCGCTTCCCGCCCGACAACGCGAGCATGGCCTGCATGGAGAGGCACATCGCCCCGACCAGGCTGTCCCCGTGGGGCCGCGCCCAGGCCAGGCTGCGCGCGAGGTCGGCCGCCGCGCCCGCGGGATCAGTCGGCAGCGTCGCGTAGGCCCGGATTTGCAGGCCGTACGCCAGCCCCTGTTCGTCCCCGAGGGCGCCGAATACCTCCACGCAGCGGGCCGCGCACGCCTGACCCTGGGCGAGGTGGCCGCCCCGGTAGGCGAGAAAGGCCAGGACGTACCACCACCACCCGGCGGCGGCGCTTGTGGCCGGGACAGCACTCAGCGCGCCGCGCAGCCGCGCCGCGGCGGTGGGGTCGAGGTGGGAGGAGGCCAGCGGGGCGAGGTGCAGGGCGAGATCGGCCAGCGCGGCCTCGTCCCGCGTCTCCTGGGCGTGGGCCAGCGCCGCGAGGAGGTTGGGCCACTCCGCCTCCAGTTCCGCCACGGACCCCGCCGTCGTCAGGAGGTCCGGCTGGTCGTGCCCCTCGATGTGGCGCCGGAGCGCGCGCAGCCGCTCCCGGAAAAACTTCAGGTGCGCCGCGTGAACCGCCTCCTCCTCGCCGCCCCGCCGCAACTGCTCCAGCGCGTATTCGCGCACCGTCTCCAGCAGGCGGTAACGCGTGTCCGGGCCGCGCGCCTCGCCCTGCACCAGGCTCTTGTCCACCAGCGAGGCCAGGCCGCCCAGCACGTCCTCCTCCTCCCCGCGGCACACCGCCCCCGCCGCCTCCAGGGTGAAGCCGCCGACAAACACGCCCAACCGGGCCAGGAGCCGCCGCTCGGCCTCGTCCAGCAGCGCGAAACTCCAGTCGATGGCGGCGCGCAGGGTCTGCTGCCGCTGGGGCAGGTCGCGCGCCCCGCCCGTGAGCAGCGAGAGGCGGTCGCGCAGCCGGTCGCGCAGTGCCCCCAGCCCCAGCACCCGGACGCGCGCGGCGGCGAGTTCGAGGGCGAGGGGCAGACCGTCAAGGCCCCGGCAGATGTCCTCGATGAGCTGCCCCTCGCCCTCATCCAGGGTCAGGCCGGGCCGCGCGGCGCGGGCGCGGTCCAGAAAGAGCCGCACAGCATCCCCCACCGGGTCGTCGGGCCGGGGCAGGCCGAGGGGCGGCACGGGGAACTCGTGCTCGCCGTAGAGCCGCAGCCGTTCGCGGCTGGTCACGAGCAGGGTGCTGCCCTGAGCGAGGGCGAGCAGCCGTCCCAGATCGGGCGCGGCGTCCTGCACGTGCTCGAAATTGTCCAGCACGAGCAGGAGCTGCCGCTCGGCGAGCGCCTCGCCCACCACCTCCACCACGTCGCGCGCCGAGGGCTGGAGCCCCAGGGCGCGGGCCACGGCGGGCATGACCTGCTCCGCCCGCTCCAGGGGGGCGAGCGGCACGAAGAGGACGCCCCCGGGAAAACGCGGCGCGAGCACGCGCGCGGCCTCGAGTGCCAGGCGCGTCTTGCCCACCCCGCCGGGGCCGGTGAGCGTGAGCAGCGACACGGCGGGCCAGTTGAGAATCTGCTCGACCAGCGCGACCTCCCGCTCCCGGCCAATCAGGGAGGTCGGCGGCGTGGGGAGCGCCGGGGACGTGGACGCGGACATCGGTGAGGGCAGTGTACCCCACCGGGTTTCCCCCCACTGGGGGGATGCGGCCCCTCCCCCAAACCAGGGATGAGCGGCGAGGGCCCCCTCCCTAAGCTGCGGGTCAGAAGGCACGAACAGCCCACGACTCCCGAGGTGAACCATGAACCCGCCCATTCCTGCTCCCCTGCGCCGCGTCACGCCCGAGAACACCTATGCCCTGCGCGCCGACCGCTTCAGCGTGCTCCTCGGCGGCGAGGACACCGGGGGACGCCTCGCGGTGATCGACCTGTGTGCCCGGCGCGACTTTGAGCCCCCGGTCCACGTCCACCGCCACGAGGACGAGCTGATCGCCGTGCTGGAGGGCCGCCTGACCGTGGAGGTGGGCGCTGAACACGTCGAGGCCGCCCCCGGCCAGGTGCTGCTGCTGCCGCGCGGCGTGCCCCACGCCCTGCATCTGCTCAGCGAGACGGCCCGGTTGCTGGTGATCTACAGTCCCGCCGGATTCGAACACTTCCTGCGCGAGGTCGGCCAGACGCTCCCCGTGCCCTCAGCCCCCGGCCCGCCCGACGTGCCGCGCCTGGTGATCTCCGGAGAGCGCTACGGCCTGACGTTCTTTCCCGACATCCCCGAGGAGGAGTGAGATGACGCAGGACACGGTGACGGGCGCGGCCTCCTGGACGGTGCAGGTGCTGGGCCAGGCGGGCCTGCGCGGCCCGGACGGCGCCCTGCGGCCCCTGGAACGAAAAGCCGCCGCCCTCCTAGCCTACCTCGCGGTCGAGGGCCACGCCTCCCGGGGCCGCCTGATCGCCCTGCTCTGGCCCGAGACCCGTGAGGACGCGGCCCGCAACAACCTCGTGCATCTCCTGCGCAAGCTGGGGCACCTGACCGGGACTTCCCTGATCGAGGGGCGCGAGATGCTGGCCCTGCACCCCGCGGTACGGGTGGACCTGCGCGGACTCGCTGGCGATGACCTCCCGCAGGTCACCGCGCCCCTGCTGGGCACCCACGAGTTCGACGACTGCCCGGAACTCGACGAGTGGGTGCGCGCCGAGCGCGTGCGGCTGGAGGAGTGGTGGCTGCTGGGCCTGCGCGAGCGTGCCCAGGCGCTCGAGGACCAGGGAGCCTACGGCGCGGCGCTGGCGGTCGTCCTGCGGCTGCTCGACCTCGATCCCCTCTCCGAGGACGCCCACCACCGCCTGATGCGTCTGCACGCCCGCACCGGCAACCGCCACCGCGCCCTGCGGACCTACGAGCGCCTGTGTGCCCTGCTGCGCCGCGAGTTCGGGGTCGAGCCGCTGCCTGAAACTGCCCTCCTCGCCCAGTCGTTGCGGCGGGCTCTCCCGCTTCCCAGCCTGCCCGCGCCGTTCGTCACAGCCTGAGCTCCCCCTGCCGCGCCCCTGGAGGTTCCTATGAAATACCTCGTTCTTATCCACGTCCTGAGCGCCCTCGTCGGGCTGGGTCCGAGCTACTTCTCGGCGGTCCTGCTGCGCCGCGGGCAGTCGCCGGGCGCCCTGCGCCACAACCTCGCCCTGTTCTCGGCCCTGAGCACCTTCCCCAAGGTCGGCGGAACACTGGCGGTGCTGAGCGGGCTGGCGCTAATTTGGCGGGGCCAGTACGGCCCGGTGACGCAGCTCTGGCTGCTCGGCTCGCTGCTGGTGTACGTGCTTATTCAGGCCGTGGTCCTGGGGTACGTGCTGCCGCGCATAGGCCGCCTGTCCACGTGGGCGGGCAGTCCGGCCGGTCTGGAAGCCGCCGCCGTGCCCAGTGAGCAGGCCGCCGTGCTGAGGGGGCTTCACCGGGCGCACCTGCTGGTGGGGGCGCTGGGTCTGGTCCTCTTCACCCTGATGATCCTCAAACCGCACTGAGTGCGACCAGGGGGAAGGGTTCCGCTGGGCGCTGACCCCATCCGCAGCGCGCCCGGCCCTCTTCCCTCAGCTAGGGCCGCGCATCGGGTCCGGGGTTCGGACAGGAGTGAGGTCGGAGCGACAGCAGACCCACATGCTCAGGGCATTCCTTAAAACGCGGCACCAGATCGCACCTGGAAAAGAGCCTCAAAAAACGCAAGGCCCGTCCAAGACGGGCCTTTTGTGTGGTGGAGTCGAGGGGGTCGAGTCGCGGACCTCGATAGTGCGAGTACAGCAGTCGGCGTTTGCCGCCCGTTTGTGGCTCTCGATGGACCCGGCTTCCAACGCGTGCTGGTGTGGTGTCAAGGGGAGCTGGCAAGATGGGAAGGAGAATCTTCCGTCATCGTCTTGCCCCCGCTACTGCACTATTACTGCACCAGAGGGAGCAATGCCTCCTCGAAGGCCGATGCGATGAGGAACTTTTCCCTAAGTTCAGCTCTTCCGCGCCCGCCCCCTACCTCCTGCTGAACTCCCAGGGCCGCATTCAGGAGGTCAATGCCGCCGCCTGCGGGTTGCTGGGCCGCACCCGTGAAGTCCTGTTGGGCAAACGGCTCTCGGGGTTTTTCACCCCCGAGTCGCAGAGCTCTTTCGACCTGCTGCTCCGGCAGGTCTCGGACGGGGGCCTGACGCAACGAGGCGAAGGGCGCGTGCTGAGCGTGGACGACGCCCCCTTTGACGTGCTGTTGGATGTCGATGCTTCCATCGTGGACGGGGAGTTTCAACACTTCCGGCTGATCATTACGGACATCACGGCCCACGGGCAGGTCCAGCAGAACCTGCTGGATTCGTTGGAACGCCTGATGGCCGTGGCGCTGGGTCGCCACTGACGGCTGGTTCGATGGACGTGAGGCACCGCCGAGTAGCCCCAACTTCGTGACTGTCCCAAAAGGTCTGACATTCGGTCTGACCCTTTCCGGAGAGGCAAACACATCGAGAAAAAGAAAAGAGCCCGTGAAGGACGGGCTTCCCTTGGTGGAGTCGAGGGGGATCGAACCCCTGACCTCGTCATTGCGAACGACGCGCTCTCCCAGCTGAGCTACGACCCCACGGTGCTGAGGTGCCCCTCTCCGGGCGAGGGAGAATCTAGCATGCGTTTTCGGGGCCGCGCAAGGGGGCCGCGTGGCCGGGTCGGAGAGACAGGCCGCAGTACGCCCGCTGCCGCGCGGGTAGACTCCGGTGCATGAGTGCGCCCGTCACGCCTGCCCGCCCGTCCCCGTCGGGGCAAGAGGACCGCTTCACCTACAAGTTCGGCCAGGAGGGCATCACCTTCGACGACGTGCTGCTGCTGCCCCGCCACTCCACGGTGCTGCCGCACGAGGTCAGTGTCGAGACGCAGCTCACCCGGCGGGTGCGGCTGAATATCCCCTTCGTCTCGGCGGCGATGGACACGGTCACGGAAACCGGGATGGCCGTGGCGATGGCCCGTGAGGGCGGCATCGGCGTCATCCACAAGAACATGGCCGTGGACGCGCAGGCCGAGATGGTCCGCAAGGTCAAGCGCAGCGAGAGCGGCATGATCGTGGACCCCATCACCCTGCCGCCGACCGCCACGGTGGGCGAGGCCGACCGCCTGATGGCCGAGTACCGGATCAGCGGCGTGCCGATCACCGACCCCTCCGGCAGGCTGCTGGGGATCATCACCAACCGCGACATGCGCTTTATCGACGACCTCGCCACGCCCGTCGCGGACGTGATGACCCGCGAGGACCTCGTGACCGTCCCGGTGGGCACCACGCTGGAGGAGGCGCAGGCGATCTTCAAGCGCACCCGCATCGAGAAGCTGCTCGTGACCGACGAGGCGGGCTTCCTGAAGGGACTCATCACCATCAAGGACCTCGCCAAGCGGGTGAAGTATCCCCGGGCCGCGAAGGACGACCTGGGCCGCCTGCGGGTCGCCGCCGCCATCGGCGTGGGGGCCGACCTGATGGACCGGGCGGGGGCGCTCGTCGCGGCGGGGGCGGACGTGCTGGTCCTCGACAGCGCGCACGGCCACAGCCAGGGCATCCTGAACGCGCTGACGCGGGTGAAGGAAAGTTTCGATGTGGACGTGATCGCGGGGAACGTCGCCACGAGGGGCGGGGCGCGGGACCTGATCGCGGCGGGGGCGGATGCGGTGAAGGTCGGCATCGGGCCGGGCTGCTTCGCCGCCGGAACCCGGGTGCTGATGGCGGGCGGCTACTACAAGAACATCGAGGACGTGAGGGTGGGCGACCGGGTGCTGAACATGCACGGGCAGCCGGTGACCGTGGTGAACTCGTGGTGTACCGGCATTCGGGAGGTCATCGCGGTGCGTCACGTCCACGCCCCGCGTGAAACGCTGGTGACGCCCGATCACCGTTACTGGGTAGGCGACCTCAGCACGGTGAGTGCGGCGTCCGTGAGTTCGAGGGGGTACGCCCGCTCGCTGGCCCAGCCGACCCGCCTGGGCGAGAGCAAGCTCAGGTGGAAGGCGGTGGGCGAGGCGGGGGGCGACGTGTTCCTGATGCCCCGCCAGCTTGACTTCGAGTGGCCCGGGACGCTGGAGATCAATCTGGGGGACTTCGCCGTCCGTCAGGGGCAGCTTGAGCGTCGGTATCAGACGCAGATCCGGGAGAGTTACGACCTCGGCTACCTGTTCGGCACTTTCCTGGGTGACGGGCACGCCTTTATCAACCACAACGGCAGCGAGACCCGCACCGGGTCGGAGGTCGGTCGGGTGGACTGGTACTTCTCGCATGAGGAGGGGGAGATCGCCGACAAGCTGAGCGCTGTGGTGGAGAGGGTGACGGGCGTGCGCCCCGCGCGCAAGGACGATGGCAATCTCATCCGCCTTTACCTGTACTCGCTGCCCTGGGCTCGCCTCCTCGCGGGGTTCGGGAAGAAGCAGCACAAGCAGCTTCCCCACGCGTATCTGGTCAATCATCCCGAATACCTGAAGGGCCTCAAAGACGGCCTGATCGACAGTGACGGTTACGTCGCCGCCGACGGCCGCCAGTGCTTTGTGAACACGTCCCGTGAACTGCTGGAACTCTTCGGGTTGCTGTGTCACCTCATTGACGGCAGCCTGCCGAACATGCACGTCGAGCCCGGCAACCTTGGTGGCCTACAAGGTGTCAGAGGTGAGCTGCTCGACTCCTACCGCGCCCGCCTGAATGTCTCGCACGCCGCCCGGCAACTGCCCAACTACAGCGTGGTCAAGCCCCTCTCGCGCCGGGAGTTGAACCTCAGCGTGCCCGTCTACGATATCGAGGTGGACTGCCCGACTCACAGCTTCATCGCCGACAACGCGGTGGTTCACAACAGCATCTGCACCACCCGCGTCGTCACTGGCGTCGGCGTTCCCCAGATCACCGCCATCTTCGAAGCCTCGGAGGTCGCCCTCGAAGCCGGAATCCCCGTCATCGCCGACGGCGGCATCAAGCAGACGGGCGACGTGCCCAAGGCGATTGCCGCCGGGGCGAGCGCCGTGATGATGGGCTCCATGTTGGCGGGCACCGATGAGGCCCCCGGCGAGGTCGTGCTGCGCGACGGGCGCCGCTACAAGAGCTACCGGGGCATGGGCTCCCTGGGCGCGATGGACCAGGGCTCCAGCGACCGCTACTTCCAGACGGGCAGCCGCAAGTTCGTCCCCGAGGGGATCGAGGGCATCATCGCCTACCGGGGCACGGCGGGCGAGGTGCTGTACCAGTTCGTCGGCGGGCTGAGGAGCAGCATGGGCTACTGCGGGGCGCCCGACCTCCAGACCCTGCGCGACACCGCCCAGTTCGTCCGCATCACGGGCGCGAGCCTGATCG
It contains:
- a CDS encoding carboxypeptidase-like regulatory domain-containing protein; translation: MNKRSLLAAALSLLLAGCTTGADGTGRPPTPAPNPAPRPAQAHTMSGTVRNSAGQPVAGATVFAGHTVYFNTNVLAKTGADGTYRLSVREPAGSWYAGGTVEASLDGQRYTFDLLPSSSEPFPGAQGAVRDFTWRLTGERPDGQKIGATVTVYADFFDPGLLDWLPDIELTLTPTGPRIDGSPGVEVRGRIEQTPDGQEGLEDIALGRYAISARYAPAGGPSQTLQIRRRNQGEFAPTVASRFVQRGSGQIMEVEVSRQP
- a CDS encoding AfsR/SARP family transcriptional regulator, yielding MTQDTVTGAASWTVQVLGQAGLRGPDGALRPLERKAAALLAYLAVEGHASRGRLIALLWPETREDAARNNLVHLLRKLGHLTGTSLIEGREMLALHPAVRVDLRGLAGDDLPQVTAPLLGTHEFDDCPELDEWVRAERVRLEEWWLLGLRERAQALEDQGAYGAALAVVLRLLDLDPLSEDAHHRLMRLHARTGNRHRALRTYERLCALLRREFGVEPLPETALLAQSLRRALPLPSLPAPFVTA
- a CDS encoding PAS domain-containing protein is translated as MGRRIFRHRLAPATALLLHQREQCLLEGRCDEELFPKFSSSAPAPYLLLNSQGRIQEVNAAACGLLGRTREVLLGKRLSGFFTPESQSSFDLLLRQVSDGGLTQRGEGRVLSVDDAPFDVLLDVDASIVDGEFQHFRLIITDITAHGQVQQNLLDSLERLMAVALGRH
- a CDS encoding IMP dehydrogenase: MSAPVTPARPSPSGQEDRFTYKFGQEGITFDDVLLLPRHSTVLPHEVSVETQLTRRVRLNIPFVSAAMDTVTETGMAVAMAREGGIGVIHKNMAVDAQAEMVRKVKRSESGMIVDPITLPPTATVGEADRLMAEYRISGVPITDPSGRLLGIITNRDMRFIDDLATPVADVMTREDLVTVPVGTTLEEAQAIFKRTRIEKLLVTDEAGFLKGLITIKDLAKRVKYPRAAKDDLGRLRVAAAIGVGADLMDRAGALVAAGADVLVLDSAHGHSQGILNALTRVKESFDVDVIAGNVATRGGARDLIAAGADAVKVGIGPGCFAAGTRVLMAGGYYKNIEDVRVGDRVLNMHGQPVTVVNSWCTGIREVIAVRHVHAPRETLVTPDHRYWVGDLSTVSAASVSSRGYARSLAQPTRLGESKLRWKAVGEAGGDVFLMPRQLDFEWPGTLEINLGDFAVRQGQLERRYQTQIRESYDLGYLFGTFLGDGHAFINHNGSETRTGSEVGRVDWYFSHEEGEIADKLSAVVERVTGVRPARKDDGNLIRLYLYSLPWARLLAGFGKKQHKQLPHAYLVNHPEYLKGLKDGLIDSDGYVAADGRQCFVNTSRELLELFGLLCHLIDGSLPNMHVEPGNLGGLQGVRGELLDSYRARLNVSHAARQLPNYSVVKPLSRRELNLSVPVYDIEVDCPTHSFIADNAVVHNSICTTRVVTGVGVPQITAIFEASEVALEAGIPVIADGGIKQTGDVPKAIAAGASAVMMGSMLAGTDEAPGEVVLRDGRRYKSYRGMGSLGAMDQGSSDRYFQTGSRKFVPEGIEGIIAYRGTAGEVLYQFVGGLRSSMGYCGAPDLQTLRDTAQFVRITGASLIESHPHGVTITKEAPNYGGK
- a CDS encoding LuxR C-terminal-related transcriptional regulator, whose product is MSASTSPALPTPPTSLIGREREVALVEQILNWPAVSLLTLTGPGGVGKTRLALEAARVLAPRFPGGVLFVPLAPLERAEQVMPAVARALGLQPSARDVVEVVGEALAERQLLLVLDNFEHVQDAAPDLGRLLALAQGSTLLVTSRERLRLYGEHEFPVPPLGLPRPDDPVGDAVRLFLDRARAARPGLTLDEGEGQLIEDICRGLDGLPLALELAAARVRVLGLGALRDRLRDRLSLLTGGARDLPQRQQTLRAAIDWSFALLDEAERRLLARLGVFVGGFTLEAAGAVCRGEEEDVLGGLASLVDKSLVQGEARGPDTRYRLLETVREYALEQLRRGGEEEAVHAAHLKFFRERLRALRRHIEGHDQPDLLTTAGSVAELEAEWPNLLAALAHAQETRDEAALADLALHLAPLASSHLDPTAAARLRGALSAVPATSAAAGWWWYVLAFLAYRGGHLAQGQACAARCVEVFGALGDEQGLAYGLQIRAYATLPTDPAGAAADLARSLAWARPHGDSLVGAMCLSMQAMLALSGGKRDVARGLLREAIALTEEVSNHIGRGWAELILASVELTDGNSQGAQALLLNVVRVGAALHTTDLQVGGLGGVAALLVSLGRPAQALRHWAASGALAAARNYDPTLVQSLFAPWLAPLLSRGHEPELARALQEGQAADPEALMATLLAAGLPEERPAPTPGRDPAAFTLTPREREVLSLLSQGLSNKQIAARLGTGVYTVTDQVKAVLGKLGVNNRAAATRYALEHGLS
- a CDS encoding Ig-like domain-containing protein, which produces MNRPLTASTLLLTALLSACTTGGSTPGPTVKTIDLSPATASVAVGQSTTLTATARDEQGKPIQGVAFTWKSSRETVASVTGGVVKGLSTGDTGITASTSGVTSNPATVTVTQAQPQPGGAFDLTLSGDRLPVVTGTSASLTVNVARKNGFTGAVSLTLSGLPSGASSSAVTIPEGQTSAAVTVSAAANAPHSLPTAVTLTGTGTGAANVTRAITVTVRGPAGSLDTTFGAGGRSVTDFAGRDDYAQAIAMQADGRLVLAGYAPGTSGQGQTFALTRLTRDGAPDPTFGAGGKVQVNFGSGNDQAYATLVQPDGKILAAGFADVSGNRDFALLRLNADGSPDSTFGAGGRVTVAVGAAEDRAYALALQPDGKIVVGGTSQSGAATGLDFALARLNANGTLDPSFGSGGKVVTPVAAGGVQDTVYALLAHGDSLYAVGGETDFMLAKYTSAGTLDPAFGAGGKVAGLFGSVVGRARGVALSTVGGQERLVVAGNAGNDTAVARLTLGGSPDATFGNAGRKVLALSPGWDEASGVAVEPGGKLALGGWAHDTTTTGNFTAVRLLENGATDNTFGTNGVVVAPLAPAGKNDLGRAVLLQPDDRIPATRIVVAGEAVPSFSDFAAIRLWP
- a CDS encoding cupin domain-containing protein, which produces MNPPIPAPLRRVTPENTYALRADRFSVLLGGEDTGGRLAVIDLCARRDFEPPVHVHRHEDELIAVLEGRLTVEVGAEHVEAAPGQVLLLPRGVPHALHLLSETARLLVIYSPAGFEHFLREVGQTLPVPSAPGPPDVPRLVISGERYGLTFFPDIPEEE
- a CDS encoding DUF2269 family protein, whose protein sequence is MKYLVLIHVLSALVGLGPSYFSAVLLRRGQSPGALRHNLALFSALSTFPKVGGTLAVLSGLALIWRGQYGPVTQLWLLGSLLVYVLIQAVVLGYVLPRIGRLSTWAGSPAGLEAAAVPSEQAAVLRGLHRAHLLVGALGLVLFTLMILKPH